Proteins encoded together in one Musa acuminata AAA Group cultivar baxijiao chromosome BXJ3-6, Cavendish_Baxijiao_AAA, whole genome shotgun sequence window:
- the LOC135639617 gene encoding protein CHROMATIN REMODELING 4-like isoform X1 — translation MREESSSRDNMIDRNWLLKRKRKRITSGLGLSNGKESTSRSSESLLNNAAKRKKGDIHVSRLARKIKGQDGHYFECVVCDLGGNLLCCDSCPRTYHLECLTPPLKRIPSGKWHCRNCSEQKANIKTSDNSEPYLRRARMKSMFGKPTILYKQPVHDKATLPERNSVPRTNNGKATFSRRTPNQKSDSSRHDKSVSPKSSHLCEGGPQDGILAATDNKTKKSDSSFRRKTSSHEKSRKKKQKPSMTDKKKKPIAKKGKDASTAVSNEPSMETCLSTGGSLQNCKSLDQQNSASKEEASSSAGEEQYEISTEKASRSSQELDERSMQAHKITKHHGNHWDGVQQVDRILGCRLQASTKMSSQTIRSPTSSELADSENNPGSPASRQPPYGLNGPRNNDKLLTECQNQCEVEIKDTKRVLTEAYNDKSCESKGSLNNIPTSECLQDEHITKENFVVLKDSPLDKANIALEVCMENSKDSDLISAHKQSNSYTETGPSQLAVSCVSNGDDGSVLDTQPSNNDKSRITVEMVQDSGNENNDDIIYEFLVKWVGQSNTHNTWVPESQLKILAKRKLENYKAKYGTAIINICEEQWKIPQRVISLRTCKDGINEALVKWCGLPYDECTWERLDEPVMKESAHRVDELKRLESQTFDKDINDDSQQRKGDCQDLLPLVEQPNVLKGGLLFPHQLEALNWLRKCWFKNKNVILADEMGLGKTISACAFISSLYFEFKAKLPSLILVPLSTMPNWLAEFALWAPRLNVVEYHGCAKARSIIRQYEWHANNPKKSHKLSKSYKFNVLLTTYEMVLADFSYLRGVPWEVLIVDEGHRLKNSSSKLFGLLNTFSFRHRVLLTGTPLQNNIGELYNLLNFLQPVAFPSLAAFEEKFDDLTTAEKVEELKKLVAPHMLRRLKKDAMQNIPPKTERIIPVELTSIQAEYYRAMLTKNYQILRNIGKGGAQQSLLNIVMQLRKVCNHPYLIPGTEPESGSMEFLHEMRIKASAKLTLLHSMLKILHKEGHRVLIFSQMSKLLDILEDYLTIEFGPKTYERVDGSVPVADRQAAIARFNQDKTRFVFLLSTRSCGLGINLATADTVIIYDSDFNPHADIQAMNRAHRIGQSKRLLVYRLVVRASVEERILHLAKKKLMLDQLFVNKSESQKEVEDILRWGAGELFSDSDAVNGQDAKEAPTSKLDAVPDNEHKHRRRTGGLGDVYKDKCTEGCTKIVWDEGAILKLLDRSDLQSVSESTDVDLENNMLGSVKSVDWNDDTNEEPDGSQLLPGVAVDGCEKISEAKEDTAVGGSEENEWDRLLRVRWEKYQLEEEAVLGRGKRLRKAVSYKESFASIPSETISESGNEEEEPEHEYTHAGRALKEKFARLRARQKERIAQRQTADFSHSTDRTELLTQSMVQSVHEAEGLEKKIQDDNNEQVVTIDQEDDTSTQPLDDKRTESPARLGKFLKHGYKRFHSDHLDLSVRPPGSLSADFFLPRNQLQSTNNAVSLPSNNLLPVLGLCAPNASQAGSSSRNFRSPLRLSTSSNGQRRISSRNVECPLPAASCSRPPNDMNIELKEKSASTSILPEASGDSLHHKLKNMIPDGYFPFYPPASTSGRPPLDIFETSSSSFTSFQEKLGLPNLTFDVNMAPKFSIPPKNLMKPHSDLLPSLSLTMEYINSSFQELPNMPVLPNFRQQLSDSLKQKQQMTELKSRLDIGPMPGTRSSLPENHQKVLDNIMMRTQSATNKLFKKRLKADAWSEDELDALWIGVRRHGRGNWDAMLRDPKLRFSKYRTIEDLFLRWTEEQQKIIDTPAFSAPKSSKPLSFPEISDGMMTRALLGGQLPGLGSAWPKSFSDLTDIQLGCGDFKSSFSCTDPFSHNSRIDEKCPQVAAWKNDRPRSGFHGGFYPGVSLPFDMPCSDNLVTSLSMNHPSSSALQQNEDENCAMKNFPLPGVSEKLQNLLHDSISKVHSNESNVGMTLDPHKQQTFLDSSSNNSIAFGSSNTNKLPHWLREAVNIPPSRPPEPELCSTLPPTVSAIAQSVRLLYGEEKTFPPFAIPDLPPIQPQDPRKSLKRKRKLDRLQQLTPDIDGFIEKFDHSSPGTIPPVSQIMESAPDLGRSDLNEDFTSQNLNLNSPTLSSFATQEKSSGSALAACPEVLEQVKSCMSCGPCGLSVTEMPGPSCQRTEMSKSKDLEIFKHDRKGLNEDLEDGHGKHKTARNSLLGCWDKMLSTEQTSQADNRDSSKTQSDTSRPNQMNLKEMSSEETVSDNNKSEHEQ, via the exons ATGAGGGAAGAAAGCTCTTCGCGTGATAACATGATAGATAGGAATTGGCTCTTGAAGCGCAAGAGGAAAAGGATAACGTCTGGGCTGGGTCTTTCAAATGGAAAGGAGAGTACTTCCCGATCTTCAGAATCCCTGTTGAACAATGCCGCTAAGAGGAAGAAAGGTGACATTCACGTTTCTAGACTTGCTCGTAAGATCAAAGGACAGGATGGG CATTATTTTGAGTGTGTTGTATGTGATCTTGGTGGCAATTTGCTTTGTTGTGATAGCTGTCCTCGAACTTATCACCTTGAATGTCTCACTCCCCCACTTAAG CGTATCCCATCTGGGAAGTGGCATTGCCGAAACTGCTCTGAGCAGAAGGCTAACATAAAAACATCAGATAATTCAGAGCCTTATTTAAGACGCGCAAGAATGAAGAGCATGTTTGGAAAGCCCACAATTTTATACAAACAACCAGTCCATGACAAGGCAACACTTCCAGAGAGAAACTCTGTTCCAAGAACTAATAATGGAAAAGCTACATTTTCTCGTAGAACTCCAAATCAGAAGTCTGATTCATCTAGACATGATAAATCAGTCAGCCCAAAATCAAGCCACTTGTGTGAAGGTGGGCCCCAAGATGGCATTTTAGCAGCAACAGATAATAAAACTAAGAAGTCAGATTCATCATTTCGACGGAAAACAAGCTCTCATGAG AAATCCAGGAAAAAGAAGCAAAAGCCTAGTATGACAGATAAGAAGAAGAAACCTATAGCCAAAAAAGGAAAGGATGCTTCAACAGCTGTCAGTAATGAGCCATCTATGGAAACATGTCTTAGTACTGGTGGGTCACTTCAAAACTGCAAGTCTCTTGATCAGCAGAACTCTGCATCTAAGGAAGAAGCCAGCAGTTCTGCTGGTGAAGAGCAGTATGAG ATATCAACTGAAAAAGCGAGTCGCTCATCACAAGAATTAGATGAACGAAGCATGCAAGCACATAAGATAACAAAACATCATGGGAATCATTGGGATGGAGTTCAACAG GTTGATCGCATTCTGGGTTGTCGTCTCCAAGCTAGCACCAAGATGTCTAGCCAAACAATAAGGTCTCCTACTTCTTCGGAACTTGCTGATTCTGAGAACAATCCAGGGAGCCCAGCTAGTAGACAACCGCCTTATGGTTTGAATGGTCCCAGAAACAATGACAAGTTGCTGACAGAGTGTCAAAATCAATGTGAAGTTGAAATAAAGGACACAAAACGTGTTCTAACTGAGGCTTATAATGACAAATCATGTGAATCTAAAGGATCTTTGAATAATATTCCAACAAGTGAATGTTTGCAGGATGAGCACATCACAAAGGAAAATTTTGTGGTTCTGAAGGATTCTCCATTAGATAAAGCAAATATTGCTCTAGAAGTTTGTATGGAAAATTCAAAAGATTCAGATCTTATCAGTGCACACAAGCAGAGTAATTCATATACAGAGACTGGACCTTCTCAATTAGCTGTTTCCTGTGTTTCAAATGGTGATGATGGATCGGTTCTTGACACACAGCCAAGCAATAATGATAAAAGTAGAATCACTGTAGAAATGGTGCAGGACTCAGGAAATGAGAACAATGATGACATTATCTATGAATTTCTTGTTAAATGGGTGGGGCAATCAAACACTCATAATACCTGGGTTCCTGAATCCCAATTGAAAATTTTGGCCAAAAGAAAATTGGAGAATTATAAAGCTAAATATGGGACTGCTATCATTAATATTTGTGAGGAACAGTGGAAGATACCACAGCGTGTTATTTCCCTTCGAACTTGTAAGGATGGTATAAATGAAGCTTTGGTTAAATGGTGTGGCcttccatatgatgaatgcactTGGGAAAGATTAGATGAACCTGTAATGAAGGAATCAGCCCATCGGGTAGATGAACTGAAACGGTTAGAATCCCAGACTTTTGATAAGGATATTAATGATGATTCTCAGCAAAGAAAAGGTGACTGCCAagatcttcttcctcttgttgaGCAGCCAAATGTGCTAAAAGGCGGATTGCTTTTTCCACATCAGCTAGAAGCTCTTAATTGGCTACGCAAATGCTGGTTTAAGAATAAAAATGTGATTCTTGCTGATGAGATGGGGCTTGGAAAAACCATATCTGCATGTGCTTTTATCTCATCTTTGTACTTTGAGTTTAAGGCTAAGCTACCCAGTTTGATATTAGTACCTCTTTCCACTATGCCTAACTGGTTGGCTGAGTTTGCACTGTGGGCCCCACGTTTGAATGTTGTGGAGTATCATGGCTGTGCAAAGGCGAGATCCATAATACGTCAATATGAATGGCATGCCAATAATCCTAAAAAATCACATAAGCTATCCAAGTCATACAAGTTCAATGTTTTGTTGACTACTTATGAGATGGTACTTGCTGATTTCTCTTATCTACGTGGAGTCCCTTGGGAGGTTCTTATAGTTGATGAGGGGCATCGTTTGAAAAACTCAAGTAGTAAACTTTTTGGTTTgcttaatacattttcttttcgaCACCGTGTGTTATTGACTGGAACTCCTTTGCAGAATAACATAGGCGAGTTGTATAACTTACTCAACTTTTTGCAACCCGTTGCATTCCCCTCTTTAGCAGCATTTGAAGAGAAGTTTGATGATCTTACAACAGCAGAAAAGGTGGAGGAGTTGAAAAAACTTGTTGCACCACATATGCTTCGAAGGCTCAAGAAAGATGCTATGCAAAATATTCCTCCTAAGACTGAGCGGATAATTCCTGTTGAATTGACTTCCATCCAGGCTGAATATTATCGCGCAATGTTGACAAAAAATTATCAGATATTGCGGAACATAGGAAAAGGTGGCGCACAGCAATCATTGCTAAATATAGTGATGCAACTCCGGAAGGTATGTAATCATCCATATCTTATTCCAGGAACTGAACCTGAATCTGGTTCCATGGAGTTCCTTCATGAAATGCGGATAAAGGCATCAGCAAAGCTGACTTTATTGCATTCCATGCTCAAGATTTTACATAAGGAAGGACACAGAGTCCTTATATTTTCTCAGATGTCTAAGTTGCTTGATATTCTTGAGGATTACCTAACTATAGAGTTTGGCCCTAAAACATATGAAAGGGTGGATGGTTCAGTACCTGTGGCAGACCGTCAAGCAGCTATTGCTCGTTTCAATCAAGATAAAACACGATTTGtgttcttgttgtccacacgttCTTGTGGCCTTGGGATCAATCTGGCGACTGCTGACACTGTTATCATATATGATTCAGATTTCAATCCACATGCAGATATACAAGCTATGAATAGAGCACACAGAATAGGGCAATCAAAGAGACTTCTGGTTTACAGGCTTGTAGTACGTGCTAGTGTTGAGGAGCGCATCTTACATCTTGCTAAAAAGAAATTGATGCTAGATCAACTATTTGTGAAtaagtcagaatctcagaaggaaGTGGAGGACATTCTTCGATGGGGAGCCGGAGAGCTTTTCAGTGATTCTGATGCTGTGAATGGGCAAGATGCAAAAGAAGCCCCTACCAGCAAACTTGATGCTGTTCCTGATAATGAGCATAAACATAGGAGGAGGACTGGAGGTTTGGGGGATGTGTACAAAGATAAATGTACCGAGGGTTGTACAAAGATTGTTTGGGATGAAGGTGCTATTCTAAAACTTCTTGATCGTTCTGATCTACAATCAGTTTCTGAAAGCACTGATGTGGATCTTGAAAACAATATGCTTGGCTCAGTGAAG TCGGTGGATTGGAATGATGATACAAATGAAGAACCAGATGGGTCACAATTGCTACCTGGTGTAGCTGTTGATGGTTGTGAGAAAATATCTGAAGCAAAGGAAGATACTGCAGTTGGTGGCTCTGAGGAAAATGAATGGGATAGGCTTTTACGTGTTAG GTGGGAAAAATATCAGCTTGAGGAGGAAGCAGTTCTTGGTCGAGGAAAACGCTTGAGAAAAGCAGTATCTTACAAGGAAAGCTTTGCTTCAataccaagtgaaactattagtgAG AGTGGTAACGAAGAGGAGGAGCCAGAACATGAATATACACATGCAGGACGTGCTTTGAAGGAGAAGTT TGCTAGGCTCCGTGCCCGACAAAAGGAACGTATTGCCCAGAGGCAGACTGCTGATTTTTCTCATTCAACAGACAGAACTGAATTGCTGACTCAGTCAATGGTTCAATCTGTCCATGAAGCCGAAGGCTTAGAAAAGAAGATCCAAGATGACAATAATGAGCAGGTTGTTACCATCGACCAGGAGGATGATACATCAACCCAACCATTAGATGATAAAAGAACTGAATCTCCTGCAAGATTGGGAAAGTTCTTAAAGCATGGatataaaagatttcatagtGATCATTTGGATCTTTCTGTTAGACCTCCTGGAAGTCTTTCTGCAGACTTTTTTTTGCCTAGAAATCAGTTGCAAAGCACAAACAATGCAGTTTCATTGCCTTCTAACAACCTTCTACCCGTTCTAGGACTATGTGCTCCTAATGCTAGTCAGGCTGGTTCATCATCCCGTAACTTCCGTTCCCCTCTGAGGCTATCAACATCAAGCAATGGGCAAAGACGAATAAGTAGCAGAAATGTAGAATGTCCCTTGCCTGCTGCTTCCTGTTCTAGACCTCCAAATGATATGAACATTGAGCTCAAAGAAAAATCTGCCAGCACATCTATATTGCCTGAAGCATCTGGAGACTCCTTGCATCACAAACTGAAGAATATGATACCTGATGGCTATTTTCCATTTTATCCT CCTGCTTCTACATCTGGAAGACCCCCTCTCGACATTTTCGAAACTTCAAGTTCATCATTCACCTCATTCCAAGAGAAGCTGGGCCTTCCAAACTTAACTTTTGATGTTAATATGGCACCAAAGTTCTCAATACCACCAAAGAATTTGATGAAGCCACATTCAGATCTCTTGCCTAGCTTGTCATTAACCATGGAATACATAAATAGTTCTTTCCAGGAATTGCCAAATATGCCAGTGTTACCCAATTTCAGGCAACAGCTGAGTGATTCCCTGAAGCAAAAACAGCAGATGACAGAGTTAAAATCAAGGCTCGATATAGGTCCAATGCCAGGCACGCGTTCATCATTACCAGAAAACCATCAGAAAGTTCTTGACAACATAATGATGCGAACCCAGTCTGCAACAAATAAGTTGTTCAAGAAGAGATTAAAAGCAGATGCATGGTCAGAAGATGAACTTGATGCTCTTTGGATTGGTGTTCGTAGGCATGGAAGGGGTAATTGGGATGCCATGCTCAGGGATCCCAAATTGAGATTCTCAAAATATAGAACTATTGAAGATTTATTTTTACGATGGACAGAAGAGCAGCAAAAGATAATTGATACACCAGCATTTTCAGCACCAAAATCATCAAAGCCTCTATCTTTTCCTGAAATCTCTGATGGCATGATGACTCGGGCTCTGCTTGGAGGCCAGTTACCTGGTCTTGGGAGTGCATGGCCGAAATCATTCTCAGACCTGACGGACATTCAATTGGGCTGTGGTGATTTTAAGTCTAGCTTTTCATGCACTGATCCATTCAGTCACAATAGTAGAATTGATGAGAAGTGTCCACAAGTCGCAGCATGGAAAAATGACAGACCTAGATCAGGTTTTCATGGGGGCTTTTATCCTGGAGTTAGTTTGCCCTTTGATATGCCCTGTTCGGATAACTTGGTTACGAGTCTCAGTATGAATCACCCTAGCAGTTCTGCTTTACAACAGAATGAAGATGAAAATTGTGCTATGAAGAATTTTCCCTTGCCAGGTGTTTCAGAAAAATTGCAGAATCTGTTACATGATTCCATTAGTAAAGTTCATTCTAATGAATCCAACGTGGGCATGACCCTTGATCCCCACAAGCAGCAGACCTTCCTCGACTCTTCTTCCAATAATTCTATTGCTTTTGGTAGCTCAAATACAAACAAGCTGCCTCATTGGCTTCGAGAGGCTGTCAATATCCCACCATCCAGGCCACCAGAACCTGAGTTATGCTCGACACTGCCCCCAACTGTTTCAGCAATTGCTCAATCTGTTCGTCTACTTTATGGTGAAGAGAAAACATTCCCGCCATTTGCTATCCCAGACCTTCCGCCAATCCAGCCACAAGATCCAAGAAAAAGTCTGAAAAGGAAAAGGAAGTTGGATAGGCTTCAGCAGCTGACCCCTGATATTGATGGATTTATAGAGAAATTTGATCACAGTTCTCCAGGCACAATTCCTCCAGTTTCACAAATAATGGAATCTGCACCTGATCTTGGGAGGTCTGACCTAAATGAAGATTTCACTTCGCAGAACCTAAATCTAAATTCACCAACCTTGTCATCATTTGCTACACAAGAAAAAAGTTCAGGCTCAGCACTGGCAGCATGTCCTGAAGTCTTGGAACAAGTAAAATCTTGTATGTCTTGTGGACCTTGTGGATTGTCAGTAACCGAGATGCCTGGCCCTAGCTGTCAAAGAACGGAAATGTCCAAGTCGAAAGATCTTGAAATATTCAAGCATGACCGTAAGGGACTAAATGAAGATTTAGAAGACGGTCATGGGAAACATAAGACAGCTAGGAATTCACTATTGGGTTGTTGGGATAAGATGCTAAGCACCGAGCAGACTAGTCAGGCAGATaatcgagactcgagtaaaactcAGTCTGATACAAGTAGGCCTAACCAGATGAATCTTAAGGAAATGTCATCTGAAGAAACTGTCTCGGATAATAATAAAAGTGAACATGAACAGTAA